In a genomic window of Candidatus Polarisedimenticolia bacterium:
- a CDS encoding FAD-dependent oxidoreductase: protein MPQEFDIVCLGGGVAGEAIAAGLKDSGLTLAVVERELVGGECPYWGCIPSKTLLRSSETLSEAERARALAASRVEWTVDFPKVSKRVLWMARNLDDSRPAAALQATGARLFRGEGKLIDLRTVAVGSEQLVARRAVVIANGSTAVIPDIPGLDTIRRSPRSACRRQPRAPAASTSSSPAPILPRRRAATSMTSTRARSSWSATAGAEC from the coding sequence ATGCCCCAAGAGTTCGACATCGTGTGCCTCGGAGGAGGCGTCGCCGGGGAGGCGATCGCGGCCGGCCTCAAGGACAGCGGGCTGACGCTCGCGGTCGTCGAGCGCGAGCTGGTGGGAGGCGAGTGCCCTTACTGGGGCTGCATCCCTTCCAAGACTCTCCTGCGCTCCAGTGAAACCTTGAGCGAAGCCGAGCGCGCCCGCGCTCTGGCCGCGTCACGCGTGGAATGGACCGTCGATTTCCCTAAAGTTTCGAAACGCGTGCTATGGATGGCCCGCAACCTCGATGACAGCCGGCCGGCCGCCGCGCTGCAGGCGACCGGCGCCAGACTGTTTCGCGGTGAAGGGAAGCTGATCGACCTGCGCACGGTCGCGGTCGGAAGCGAGCAGCTTGTCGCGCGCCGCGCCGTGGTGATCGCCAACGGCAGCACCGCGGTGATCCCGGACATCCCGGGCCTGGACACGATCCGGAGATCGCCTCGGTCGGCCTGTCGGAGGCAGCCGCGCGCGCCCGCGGCATCGACGTCATCGTCGCCGGCGCCGATCCTGCCGAGGCGGCGCGCGGCTACATCCATGACTTCCACCAGGGCGCGCTCAAGCTGGTCGGCGACCGCTGGCGCGGAGTGCTGA